A region of Sphingomonas crusticola DNA encodes the following proteins:
- the ntrC gene encoding nitrogen regulation protein NR(I) — protein sequence MTMAGRILVCDDDAAIRTVVREALRRAGHTVETAANAAELRRAIRNFRPQVLLTDVILPDGNGLDLVPELLADNPHMPIIVLSAQNTFTTAMRATEQGAFDYLPKPFDLGELMQAVDDALAQGLSTGIEDDAPAGEDLPLIGRSPPMQEVYRTIARVVSNDLTVLVLGESGTGKELVARAIHDFGPRRRAPFVAVNMAAIPRELIESELFGHERGAFTGAAQRTAGRFEQAQGGTLFLDEIGDMPMEAQTRLLRVLQSGEFSPVGSARAIRADVRIIAATHQELPRLIGDGQFREDLYYRLNVVPVLLPPLRERGSDIGELARHFLDRAAANGLPRKQLDPPAVARLERHSWPGNVRELENLMRRLAALTRDAVITQALVEQQLGLGAQPPMPAIAEAAGLGEAIEQHLTRHFAGYGGTLPPDGLYDRILAEIERPLLRLTLAAVRGNQLKAARLLGINRNTLRKKLTDLGVGPAVRRSE from the coding sequence ATGACGATGGCCGGACGAATCCTGGTATGTGACGATGATGCGGCGATCCGCACCGTGGTGCGGGAGGCGCTGCGCCGCGCCGGCCACACCGTGGAAACCGCCGCCAATGCCGCGGAGCTTCGCCGTGCGATCCGCAACTTCCGTCCGCAAGTGTTGCTGACCGACGTGATCCTGCCTGATGGCAACGGGCTCGATCTCGTCCCCGAGCTCCTCGCCGACAACCCGCATATGCCGATCATCGTCTTGTCGGCGCAGAACACGTTCACCACCGCGATGCGCGCGACCGAACAGGGCGCGTTCGATTATCTGCCCAAGCCGTTCGATCTTGGCGAGCTGATGCAGGCCGTGGACGATGCCCTTGCGCAAGGCCTTTCGACCGGTATCGAGGATGACGCACCGGCGGGTGAGGATTTGCCGTTGATCGGCCGTTCGCCGCCGATGCAGGAAGTCTATCGCACCATCGCGCGGGTCGTTTCCAACGACCTTACCGTGCTGGTGCTGGGCGAATCCGGCACGGGCAAGGAACTGGTCGCGCGGGCCATTCATGATTTCGGCCCACGCCGCCGCGCGCCCTTCGTGGCCGTGAACATGGCGGCAATTCCGCGTGAACTTATCGAAAGCGAGTTGTTCGGCCATGAGCGCGGAGCCTTTACGGGCGCGGCCCAACGAACCGCCGGCCGGTTCGAGCAAGCCCAGGGCGGGACGCTGTTTCTGGACGAGATTGGCGATATGCCGATGGAGGCTCAGACGCGATTGTTGCGCGTGCTTCAGTCGGGCGAATTCTCCCCCGTCGGCAGCGCGCGGGCGATCCGCGCCGATGTCCGCATCATTGCTGCGACCCATCAGGAATTGCCGCGCCTGATCGGAGACGGCCAATTTCGCGAGGATCTCTATTATCGCCTGAACGTGGTGCCGGTTCTGCTGCCGCCGTTGCGCGAACGCGGATCGGATATCGGGGAGCTCGCGCGGCATTTTCTTGATCGGGCTGCTGCCAACGGTCTGCCGCGCAAGCAACTGGATCCGCCCGCGGTAGCGCGGCTGGAACGCCACAGCTGGCCCGGCAATGTTCGCGAGCTCGAAAATCTCATGCGCCGGCTGGCAGCACTGACGCGGGATGCGGTGATCACACAGGCACTGGTCGAACAACAGCTGGGCCTGGGCGCGCAGCCGCCGATGCCGGCAATAGCTGAGGCAGCCGGGCTCGGAGAGGCGATCGAACAGCATCTCACGCGCCATTTTGCGGGTTATGGAGGCACGCTTCCGCCCGACGGCCTGTATGATCGCATTCTGGCCGAGATCGAACGGCCGCTATTGCGCCTTACGCTGGCGGCAGTGCGGGGCAACCAGCTGAAGGCCGCCCGTCTGCTTGGCATCAACCGGAACACGTTGCGCAAAAAGTTGACCGATCTCGGGGTCGGTCCAGCGGTGCGTCGAAGCGAGTAG